One region of Luteolibacter rhizosphaerae genomic DNA includes:
- a CDS encoding non-ribosomal peptide synthetase/type I polyketide synthase, producing MNDELPPPEAIAVIGMSGRFPGAANPDEFWQNLIAGKDCITRFDSRTDQDGAKYVGARSTLEKPDLFDAGFFGIYPKEAELMDPQHRIFLECAWEAIEHGGYDPHAYPGMIGVYAGLSLNTYLLHNLGKAKELAKNYQVAEYQTMLGNDKDFMPVRVSYKLNLRGPSMTVQTACSTSLVAICQAATSLLTYQCDMALAGGVSISFPQQRDYLYTEEGMVSGDGKVRAFDEKANGTVFGHGCGVVLLKRLSEAVADRDPILAVIKGWAVNNDGSDKIGFAAPGLNAQAEVIALAQASAGVSPQEVSYIEAHGTGTPLGDPIEIAALTKAFRDGGAVGNGYCAIGTGKTHIGHLDVAAGVTGLIKTIQQFRHGKIPALLHFSAPNPRIDFSNSPLAPVAEEKAWERNGTPRIAGVSAFGVGGTNAHVVMEEAPEIAPTSEGRKQQLLVLSAKTATALEAMSANLAGHLNPEISLSDVAYTLATGRKAFPFRRQLVAASVEEAIAKLREPVKSAAAAKPAKVAFLFPGQGSQYLNMGRELLGEAAFRDAVDECAAILQRHLDLDIRETLYPGEEEQAAAEERIHQTWLTQPCIFVTEYALARLWISWGITPSLLIGHSIGEYVAAVLAGTFTLPDALALLATRARFMQDLPSGAMLAVRQGADELVLPEGIHLAAINSPKLCTVSGSHEAVAAFQSELEDKKIACRALKTSHAFHSAMMEPIVEPFTAEAAKVRANAPAIPWISTCTGKAMDAATLADPGYWARQLRHEVRFTDALATAFAEEGLILLEVGPGQALAPFARQHPDKKASTVISTLPSASADLADLLNAAGELWKTGCAPDWNTFFARQERARLHLPTYPFERQSYWIDKSGEPDAAAAPAAVPAAAAPVLPLSTPPPAMSAPADRTPDLATKLRAIVLDLSGVAVEDDAATFTELGFDSLFLTQASQAVQSRFGVKVTFRQMLGELSSVVALAKHLAAEMPADAAPLTTTPVVAAAPVAVLPGMSAPVNGSSTIEQLMANQIHLMQALLENQRAANGAVAPARSEAATSQLPAVKWPEGHSRNVSANTRFGPYKPIDKGENGGLTATQQKALDELIARYVRKTASSKAYTAEHRDHYADPRAVSGFKSLWKEMVYPIVSARSKGAKIWDLDGNEYVDITMGFGTYFFGHSPDWLIEAVEKQLKTGIEIGPQSPIAGKLAKAICELTRMDRATFCNTGSEAVMAAMRLSRTITGRTRIAYFTGDYHGMFEEVLVRGAWVDGVYKAQPIAPGIPQSLVENMLVLDYADPASLEILRAHAHELAAVMVEPVQSRAPGLQPREFMHEVRAITKASGTALIFDEVVTGFRCHPGGAQAYFGIEADMATYGKVIGGGMPIGVLAGKREYMDALDGGAWNYGDDSFPEVGVTFFAGTFVRHPLALAAAWRVVEHLKGEGPRLQIEVTERVERLCRTLNEYFATIGVPIRLPHFSAYAVIEHAADLKHASLLWYFLRERGVHVWEGRPLYFTTAHGDEDFDRIIRGFTEAVADMQAAGFLPASTVVCDAPSVFPRRDVSPTTEAQREIFHSLMMGDEANCSYNESNVIRFEGGLDTAALRAALLDLVVRHPALRSTFSEDGQQQIFHAAPRELEIAEHDFSALTPDVRGMHWSQAREEEARSPFKLTEGPLLRLQLARLSADTHELLFTAHHLVCDGWSFGMILMELAEAYNARKAERLPMLPPAMSFADYARLEVSNKDSAERVAAESFWVAKFESGAPVLELPTDRPRPQLKTYAGAMEAITLDADRYSRLKKASPKLGGTLFATLLGTFATLLHRLTGQEDLVIGVPAAGQTRVGRDELVGHCLNFLPLRLNAAAERPFRAFAAEVKEQVLEAYDYQDYTFGSLLKKLTLPRDTSRLPLVTVMFNIDKSGADRIAFDGLSFDVETNPKRHVNFDLFFNLVQTDERMIVECEYNTDLHDAATIRRWLGCFEQLIESAIANGDAALQALPILTPEEGARVLGEWNATEREYPREATLDCLVSSIAGRVPEKTALRCGGQALNYSQLELRATAIAARLQNAGVKRGDLVGIHLERSTDMVAGLLAILKCGAAYVPMDPSFPAERLAFMVEDAHMPVILSQTSLHRELPSSQAVVLLSDEIPGSATGFVAVEKSAEDTAYVIFTSGSTGRPKGVRVPHRAVVNFLNSMRREPGLAPDDVLLAVTTLSFDIAGLEIFLPLSTGAETVIATRDTVIDGNRLADEINRHGIKVLQATPSTWRLLLEAGWTGKEGFKALVGGEAVPRDLVDRLAPICGEVWNVYGPTETTIWSTTAQVFAGEGPVLIGSPIDNTQVYIVNAAMQPQPVGIAGELLIGGDGLAQGYHERPDLTADRFVSTALQGGKLYRTGDLARWLPDGSIECLGRMDHQVKVRGFRIELGDIETHLSAHPAVAQAVAHVQDGRLVAYVRPGNSGEGDGTALWQDQWDLLYKSAIDQSGGGKLDRLDSVIAGWAGATDIDAQVVEWIDMTANRLRKYGPRRIFEIGCGTGQILSRFATETECYWAADISEVAIAALKQELNYPHVKLFHRPADDFSDIPEQYFDTVVINSVAQYFPHSDYLVRVLQGAARTLKPGGRIFLGDIQSNALLAAHHAEILRERAPDGTSCGQLREKIAQRLARETELSIDPAWFDRVDIPGLAHVEIQLRRGRMANETTTYHYDVILHIGEKPAVQVVTKWRQWERLNLEQLEAILAECPDELAIAGIPDVRLNSPLGFLRALEHSPEHGPLPFAPGVPGNALSAEALFAVAEATGYRAHVRWRGNGTAGLIDAIFLPIGSGAFPLWPIQSTPAPLANVPHHEKPSGPGGELPAALRKHLAAKLPDYMVPTSFVVLESFPLTPNGKVDRKALPAPGEQMESSGRDIAAPKNETERQLVEIWKQVLGLREIGTGDDIFELGGDSILIFQISTRATRAGLGLTPAQIFRHRNISAIAADLTAEPEPAPAAATIQRVNRDAYRRKL from the coding sequence ATGAACGACGAACTCCCCCCGCCCGAAGCGATCGCCGTGATCGGCATGTCCGGACGTTTTCCCGGCGCTGCCAACCCCGATGAGTTCTGGCAGAACCTGATCGCAGGCAAGGACTGCATCACGCGCTTCGACAGCCGCACGGATCAGGACGGGGCGAAATACGTCGGGGCCCGTAGCACGCTGGAAAAGCCGGACCTGTTCGATGCAGGTTTCTTCGGGATTTATCCGAAGGAAGCGGAGCTGATGGACCCGCAGCACCGGATCTTCCTCGAGTGTGCATGGGAAGCGATCGAGCACGGCGGCTACGATCCGCATGCCTACCCGGGCATGATCGGCGTGTATGCCGGGCTGAGCCTGAATACCTATCTGCTGCACAACCTGGGCAAGGCCAAGGAACTGGCGAAGAACTATCAGGTAGCCGAGTACCAGACGATGCTCGGCAACGACAAGGACTTCATGCCGGTGCGGGTGAGCTACAAGCTGAACCTCCGCGGGCCGAGCATGACGGTGCAGACCGCCTGCTCCACCTCGCTGGTGGCGATCTGCCAGGCGGCCACCTCGCTGCTGACCTACCAGTGCGACATGGCGCTGGCGGGCGGTGTATCGATCAGCTTCCCGCAGCAGCGCGACTACCTCTACACCGAGGAAGGCATGGTCTCCGGCGATGGCAAGGTGCGCGCCTTCGACGAGAAGGCGAACGGCACGGTCTTCGGCCATGGCTGCGGCGTGGTGCTGCTCAAGCGCCTGAGCGAAGCGGTGGCGGATCGCGATCCGATCCTGGCCGTGATCAAGGGCTGGGCAGTGAACAACGACGGCTCCGACAAGATCGGCTTCGCCGCACCCGGCCTGAACGCACAGGCCGAGGTGATCGCGCTGGCGCAAGCTTCGGCCGGCGTGAGCCCGCAGGAGGTTTCCTACATCGAGGCGCACGGCACCGGCACCCCGCTGGGTGATCCGATCGAAATCGCAGCGCTAACGAAGGCATTCCGTGATGGCGGTGCGGTCGGCAACGGCTACTGCGCGATCGGCACCGGCAAGACGCACATCGGCCATCTGGACGTGGCGGCGGGCGTGACGGGGCTGATCAAGACGATCCAGCAATTCCGCCACGGGAAGATCCCGGCGCTGCTACACTTCAGCGCGCCGAATCCGCGGATCGATTTTTCTAACAGCCCCCTCGCCCCGGTGGCGGAAGAGAAGGCATGGGAACGCAATGGCACACCGCGAATCGCGGGTGTGAGCGCCTTCGGCGTGGGCGGCACCAATGCGCACGTGGTGATGGAAGAGGCTCCGGAGATCGCTCCGACGAGTGAGGGAAGGAAGCAGCAGTTGCTGGTGCTCTCGGCGAAGACGGCGACGGCGCTGGAGGCGATGTCCGCGAATCTGGCGGGACACCTGAATCCGGAGATCTCATTGTCCGACGTGGCCTACACGCTGGCGACGGGTCGCAAGGCATTCCCCTTCCGCAGGCAGCTGGTGGCAGCGAGCGTGGAGGAAGCGATCGCGAAGCTGCGCGAACCGGTGAAGTCCGCCGCAGCCGCGAAGCCGGCAAAGGTGGCATTCCTCTTCCCCGGCCAAGGCTCGCAGTATCTCAACATGGGCCGCGAGTTGCTGGGGGAAGCCGCCTTCCGCGATGCAGTGGACGAGTGCGCGGCGATCCTGCAGCGACATCTGGATCTGGATATCCGCGAGACACTTTATCCCGGCGAGGAGGAGCAAGCTGCCGCGGAAGAACGCATTCACCAAACCTGGCTGACACAGCCCTGCATCTTCGTAACGGAGTATGCGCTGGCGAGGCTGTGGATCTCCTGGGGCATCACGCCCTCGCTGTTGATCGGTCACAGCATCGGCGAGTACGTCGCCGCGGTGCTGGCCGGAACATTCACCCTGCCGGATGCGCTGGCCCTGCTGGCAACGCGGGCGCGCTTCATGCAGGATCTACCCTCCGGGGCGATGCTGGCGGTGCGCCAAGGCGCGGACGAGTTGGTGCTGCCCGAGGGAATCCATCTGGCGGCGATCAACAGCCCGAAGCTCTGCACGGTATCCGGCTCGCATGAAGCGGTGGCGGCCTTCCAAAGCGAGCTAGAGGACAAGAAGATCGCCTGCCGGGCGTTGAAGACCTCGCACGCCTTCCACTCCGCGATGATGGAGCCAATCGTGGAGCCATTCACCGCGGAGGCGGCGAAGGTGCGCGCGAATGCCCCGGCAATCCCGTGGATCTCCACCTGCACGGGCAAGGCGATGGACGCGGCAACGCTGGCCGACCCGGGCTACTGGGCACGGCAACTGCGCCACGAGGTGCGCTTTACCGATGCACTGGCAACGGCCTTCGCGGAAGAGGGACTGATCTTGTTAGAGGTTGGTCCCGGACAAGCACTTGCGCCCTTCGCGCGCCAGCATCCGGACAAGAAGGCGAGCACGGTAATCTCCACGCTGCCCTCAGCCTCCGCGGATCTGGCCGACCTGCTGAACGCCGCGGGCGAGCTGTGGAAGACCGGATGTGCTCCGGACTGGAACACTTTCTTTGCCAGGCAAGAGCGTGCCCGCCTGCATCTCCCGACCTACCCCTTCGAGCGACAGAGCTACTGGATCGACAAGTCCGGCGAGCCCGATGCCGCTGCTGCTCCGGCTGCCGTGCCCGCGGCTGCCGCTCCTGTTCTCCCCCTCTCCACTCCTCCCCCTGCCATGTCTGCCCCCGCCGACCGCACTCCCGATCTCGCCACGAAACTCCGCGCCATCGTCCTGGATCTGTCCGGGGTGGCGGTGGAGGATGATGCCGCCACCTTCACGGAACTCGGCTTCGATTCGCTGTTCCTCACCCAAGCGAGCCAAGCGGTCCAATCGCGCTTCGGGGTGAAGGTGACCTTCCGCCAGATGCTGGGCGAGCTGTCCTCCGTGGTGGCACTGGCCAAGCATCTGGCTGCCGAAATGCCCGCCGATGCCGCGCCTTTGACTACGACTCCCGTAGTAGCGGCAGCACCGGTGGCCGTTCTGCCGGGCATGAGCGCGCCGGTCAACGGCAGCTCGACCATCGAGCAACTGATGGCGAATCAGATCCACCTGATGCAGGCGCTGCTGGAGAACCAGCGCGCGGCAAACGGGGCGGTGGCCCCGGCGCGGAGCGAAGCGGCGACGAGCCAACTGCCCGCGGTGAAATGGCCCGAGGGCCATAGCCGCAATGTCTCCGCCAATACGCGATTCGGCCCCTACAAGCCGATCGACAAGGGTGAGAACGGCGGACTGACCGCGACGCAGCAGAAGGCGCTGGACGAACTGATCGCGCGCTATGTGCGCAAGACGGCCTCCTCGAAGGCCTACACGGCGGAACACCGTGATCACTACGCGGACCCGCGTGCGGTCTCCGGCTTCAAGTCGCTGTGGAAGGAGATGGTCTATCCGATCGTGTCCGCCCGCTCCAAAGGCGCGAAGATCTGGGACCTGGACGGGAACGAGTATGTCGATATCACGATGGGATTCGGGACCTACTTCTTCGGCCACTCTCCGGACTGGCTGATCGAGGCGGTGGAGAAGCAGCTCAAGACGGGCATCGAGATCGGGCCGCAATCGCCGATCGCGGGCAAGCTGGCGAAAGCGATCTGCGAGCTGACCCGGATGGATCGCGCGACCTTCTGCAACACCGGCTCCGAAGCGGTGATGGCCGCGATGCGCCTCTCGCGGACGATCACGGGCCGGACACGGATCGCTTACTTCACGGGCGACTACCACGGCATGTTCGAGGAAGTGCTGGTGCGCGGCGCGTGGGTGGACGGTGTCTACAAGGCGCAGCCGATCGCGCCGGGCATCCCGCAATCGCTGGTGGAGAACATGCTGGTGCTGGACTACGCGGACCCGGCCTCGCTGGAGATCCTGCGGGCGCATGCGCATGAACTGGCAGCGGTGATGGTGGAGCCGGTGCAGAGCCGGGCCCCGGGACTGCAGCCGCGCGAGTTCATGCACGAGGTGCGGGCGATCACGAAGGCATCCGGCACGGCGCTGATCTTCGATGAAGTAGTGACAGGCTTCCGCTGCCATCCCGGCGGGGCGCAGGCCTACTTCGGGATCGAGGCGGACATGGCGACCTACGGCAAGGTGATCGGCGGAGGCATGCCGATCGGCGTGCTGGCCGGAAAGCGTGAATACATGGACGCGCTGGACGGCGGTGCCTGGAACTACGGCGACGATAGCTTCCCGGAGGTGGGGGTGACCTTCTTCGCAGGCACCTTCGTGCGGCATCCGCTGGCGCTGGCCGCGGCATGGCGCGTGGTGGAGCACCTGAAGGGCGAAGGCCCACGCCTGCAGATCGAGGTGACGGAGCGGGTGGAGCGCCTGTGCCGGACCCTGAACGAGTATTTCGCGACGATCGGCGTGCCGATCCGCTTGCCGCACTTCAGCGCCTACGCGGTGATCGAACATGCGGCGGACCTGAAACATGCGAGCCTGCTGTGGTACTTCCTGCGCGAGCGCGGGGTGCACGTGTGGGAGGGACGTCCGCTCTACTTCACGACGGCCCATGGCGACGAGGACTTCGACCGGATCATCCGCGGCTTCACGGAAGCGGTGGCGGACATGCAGGCGGCTGGATTCCTGCCGGCATCGACGGTGGTCTGCGATGCGCCGAGCGTCTTCCCGCGCCGCGATGTCTCTCCGACGACGGAGGCGCAGCGCGAGATCTTCCACTCGCTGATGATGGGCGACGAAGCGAACTGCTCCTACAACGAATCAAACGTGATCCGCTTCGAGGGCGGGCTGGATACCGCGGCGCTGCGTGCGGCGCTGCTCGATCTGGTGGTGCGCCACCCGGCACTGCGCAGCACCTTCAGCGAAGATGGCCAGCAGCAGATCTTCCACGCCGCCCCACGCGAACTGGAAATCGCGGAGCACGACTTCTCCGCGCTGACGCCGGATGTGCGCGGCATGCACTGGTCGCAAGCGCGCGAAGAGGAGGCGCGCTCGCCCTTCAAACTGACGGAAGGTCCGCTGCTGCGCCTACAACTGGCGCGACTGTCCGCAGACACGCACGAGCTACTTTTCACCGCACATCACCTGGTGTGCGACGGCTGGTCCTTCGGCATGATCCTGATGGAGCTGGCGGAGGCCTACAACGCCCGCAAGGCCGAGCGGCTGCCGATGCTGCCGCCAGCGATGTCCTTCGCCGACTACGCGCGACTGGAGGTCTCTAACAAGGACTCCGCGGAGCGTGTGGCGGCGGAGAGCTTCTGGGTGGCGAAATTTGAAAGCGGAGCGCCGGTGCTGGAGCTGCCGACGGATCGCCCGCGCCCGCAGCTGAAGACCTATGCCGGCGCGATGGAGGCGATCACGCTGGATGCGGACCGCTATTCACGACTGAAGAAGGCCTCGCCGAAACTAGGCGGCACCTTGTTTGCAACCTTGCTCGGAACCTTTGCGACCCTGCTGCATCGCCTGACAGGCCAAGAGGATCTGGTGATCGGCGTGCCTGCCGCGGGACAGACTCGGGTGGGCCGCGATGAGCTGGTGGGCCATTGCCTGAACTTCCTGCCGCTGCGCCTGAACGCCGCAGCGGAGCGACCCTTCCGCGCCTTCGCCGCCGAGGTGAAGGAGCAGGTGCTGGAGGCCTACGATTACCAGGACTACACCTTCGGCAGCCTGCTGAAGAAGCTGACCCTGCCGCGAGACACGAGCCGGTTGCCGCTGGTGACGGTGATGTTCAACATCGACAAGTCCGGTGCGGATCGCATCGCCTTCGACGGGCTGAGCTTCGACGTGGAGACGAACCCGAAGCGCCACGTAAACTTCGATCTCTTCTTCAACCTCGTGCAGACGGACGAGCGGATGATCGTGGAGTGCGAGTATAACACCGATCTGCACGATGCAGCGACGATCCGGCGCTGGCTCGGCTGCTTCGAGCAACTGATCGAGAGCGCGATCGCGAATGGCGATGCGGCGCTGCAAGCCCTGCCGATCCTGACTCCGGAGGAAGGCGCGCGGGTGCTGGGCGAATGGAATGCGACCGAACGCGAGTATCCGCGCGAGGCGACGCTGGATTGCCTGGTGTCATCGATCGCGGGCCGGGTGCCGGAGAAGACGGCGCTGCGCTGCGGCGGGCAGGCGCTGAACTACTCGCAACTGGAACTGCGCGCGACGGCGATCGCGGCACGCCTGCAGAACGCGGGAGTGAAGCGCGGCGATCTGGTGGGCATCCATCTGGAGCGCTCGACCGACATGGTCGCGGGCTTGCTGGCGATCTTGAAGTGCGGTGCGGCCTATGTGCCCATGGACCCGAGCTTCCCGGCGGAGCGGCTGGCCTTCATGGTGGAGGATGCGCACATGCCGGTGATCCTCTCGCAGACCTCGCTGCACCGCGAGCTGCCTTCCTCGCAGGCGGTGGTGCTGCTGAGCGATGAGATCCCGGGCTCCGCGACGGGCTTCGTGGCGGTGGAAAAATCCGCGGAAGATACGGCCTATGTGATCTTCACTTCCGGCTCGACCGGCCGGCCGAAGGGGGTGCGCGTGCCGCACCGTGCGGTAGTGAACTTCCTGAACTCGATGCGCCGCGAGCCTGGTCTCGCGCCGGACGATGTGCTGCTGGCGGTGACGACGCTGTCCTTCGACATCGCGGGGCTGGAGATCTTCCTGCCGCTGAGCACGGGTGCGGAGACGGTGATCGCCACGCGCGACACGGTGATCGACGGCAACCGCCTGGCGGATGAGATCAACCGCCACGGGATCAAGGTGCTGCAGGCGACGCCCTCGACCTGGAGGCTGCTGTTAGAAGCAGGCTGGACGGGCAAGGAGGGCTTCAAGGCCTTGGTCGGCGGTGAAGCCGTGCCGCGGGATCTGGTGGATCGCCTGGCGCCGATCTGTGGCGAGGTTTGGAATGTCTATGGCCCGACGGAGACGACGATCTGGTCGACGACCGCGCAGGTCTTCGCCGGTGAGGGTCCGGTGCTGATCGGCAGCCCGATCGATAACACGCAGGTGTATATCGTGAATGCGGCGATGCAGCCGCAGCCGGTGGGAATCGCCGGGGAGCTTTTGATCGGCGGTGATGGTCTGGCGCAGGGTTACCATGAGCGGCCTGATCTGACGGCGGACCGCTTCGTGAGCACCGCGCTGCAAGGCGGGAAGCTCTATCGTACGGGCGATCTGGCGCGCTGGTTGCCGGATGGCAGCATCGAGTGCCTGGGGCGCATGGATCACCAGGTGAAGGTGCGTGGTTTCCGGATCGAGCTGGGTGACATCGAGACGCATCTCTCCGCGCACCCTGCGGTGGCGCAGGCGGTGGCGCATGTGCAGGATGGCCGTTTGGTTGCCTACGTGCGCCCCGGCAATTCCGGTGAAGGCGACGGCACCGCGCTGTGGCAGGACCAGTGGGATCTGCTCTACAAGTCCGCGATCGATCAATCCGGCGGCGGCAAGCTGGACCGCTTGGACTCGGTGATCGCCGGTTGGGCGGGAGCCACGGACATCGATGCGCAGGTGGTGGAGTGGATCGACATGACGGCGAACCGGCTGCGGAAGTACGGCCCGCGTCGTATTTTCGAGATCGGCTGCGGCACCGGCCAGATCCTCTCGCGCTTCGCGACAGAGACGGAGTGCTACTGGGCGGCGGACATTTCCGAGGTGGCCATCGCGGCCCTGAAGCAGGAGCTGAACTATCCGCACGTGAAGCTGTTCCATCGCCCGGCGGACGACTTCTCGGACATTCCCGAGCAGTATTTCGACACGGTGGTGATCAACTCGGTGGCGCAGTATTTCCCGCACTCTGATTATCTGGTGCGCGTGCTGCAAGGGGCGGCGCGCACGCTGAAGCCGGGCGGGAGGATCTTCCTAGGCGACATCCAGAGCAACGCTTTGCTGGCGGCACATCATGCGGAGATCCTGCGCGAGCGGGCTCCGGATGGCACGAGCTGCGGGCAACTGCGCGAGAAGATCGCGCAGCGTTTGGCGCGCGAAACGGAGCTTTCGATCGATCCGGCTTGGTTCGACCGTGTGGATATCCCGGGGTTGGCGCATGTCGAAATCCAGCTCCGTCGCGGGCGGATGGCGAACGAGACGACGACTTACCATTACGATGTGATCTTGCATATCGGCGAGAAGCCGGCGGTGCAGGTGGTGACGAAGTGGCGGCAGTGGGAGCGGCTGAATCTGGAGCAGCTGGAAGCGATCCTGGCGGAGTGTCCGGATGAGCTGGCGATCGCGGGCATTCCGGATGTGCGGCTGAATTCGCCGCTGGGTTTCCTGCGGGCCCTGGAGCATTCGCCGGAGCATGGTCCCCTGCCCTTCGCGCCGGGAGTGCCCGGAAATGCCCTATCGGCGGAGGCGCTCTTCGCGGTGGCGGAGGCGACGGGTTATCGTGCTCATGTCCGCTGGCGTGGGAATGGCACGGCGGGCCTGATTGATGCGATCTTCCTGCCGATCGGCAGCGGGGCTTTCCCGCTGTGGCCGATCCAGTCGACGCCTGCTCCGCTGGCGAACGTGCCGCATCATGAGAAGCCTTCGGGTCCCGGTGGAGAGCTACCAGCGGCGCTACGGAAGCATCTGGCGGCGAAGCTGCCGGATTACATGGTGCCGACCTCCTTCGTGGTGCTGGAGAGCTTCCCGCTGACGCCGAATGGCAAGGTGGACCGCAAGGCGCTGCCGGCTCCGGGCGAGCAGATGGAGAGCAGCGGTCGTGACATCGCGGCGCCGAAGAACGAAACCGAGCGGCAGTTGGTGGAGATTTGGAAGCAGGTACTGGGGCTGCGCGAGATCGGCACGGGTGACGACATCTTCGAGCTCGGCGGCGACTCGATCCTGATTTTCCAGATCAGCACGCGGGCCACGCGGGCGGGGCTGGGGCTGACGCCGGCGCAGATCTTCCGGCATCGGAACATCTCGGCGATTGCGGCGGACCTGACGGCAGAACCCGAACCAGCTCCGGCGGCGGCGACCATCCAGCGCGTCAACCGCGACGCTTATCGCCGGAAGCTTTGA